A genomic segment from Torulaspora globosa chromosome 3, complete sequence encodes:
- the ATG44 gene encoding mitofissin (ancestral locus Anc_5.714) — protein sequence MTVFGKAVHFSFDLLLVSACLAGIKRNTGLTPKVDTIENTSLREYTRKYLNLGESIYDYSVATCGSSSYFVRK from the exons ATGACTGTG TTCGGCAAAGCAGTGCACTTCTCGTTCGATCTGTTGCTGGTCTCAGCATGCTTGGCAGGCATCAAGAGGAACACTGGTCTCACACCCAAGGTAGACACTATAGAGAACACGAGTTTGAGAGAGTACACTCGCAAGTATCTTAATCTGGGGGAGTCAATCTACGATTACAGCGTTGCGACGTGTGGCTCTTCGTCATACTTTGTAAGAAAATGA
- the BAS1 gene encoding Bas1p (ancestral locus Anc_5.713), giving the protein MERKAKSGKTKKSLQFDPLDITESLGYKTYRKSGRNSWSKQDDNELRSLLSMALVELGYANGTDDIKSIQESEQACKKVSWEDIAARFKNSHRKPKELRKRWTSSLDPNLKRGKWDPDEDELLLKAYAKHGSHWLNVASEISGRTEDQCAKRYVEILGPSSEGRLRAWTLEEDLSLVSKVKSYGTKWRRISSELESRPSLTCRNRWRKIITSIVRGQAPPEIVKAVNENQDIDSLVNSLRAKEREKGASKKKAVKAKEEREDHDQEIDGQEGDQEEFGPLTDSAKFTKESPRIFPQVQQSMFTQKDQGFADDTPTTSKEEVHKSLSVDAFEPLLNHASKTVSHGEVRSGQTPHLHQQQIPYSSQSPDNTTGEKMSSNGRTSSLDGRKSSTSLKDSTPFGGSMNHISSELTRSPMSTTLDGSALIPKVYTKESSIRISQNPGSDQRVSDTTFDPAISNTSHDLNKNFLHNTGQTDWKFTLKDGQGLSISSGSISNSALVKELIEQAKKYSLKISLHQHIHYHYGGQNDSNCINTNSMEPIATLQPNPISADLSMGPSSTANDLFTGSHYYKASYGSISQHHDLFAQEPSYNSFDLDPSPQPNGNQDFYPNQAVQHTHSPAGYPNRPGTTSSIGSHSTGNNDDAPDIGRNRVSHFNYLPSSVRPQLGSSDSTRAADLSRLLNPSPNNGNSKKKKKRTRSFPSETAAASGTTFRESVRPPPSSPASKHTGPSDNTAGISVLYEEEGLDFWEYLRSLAGKPTAEEEKLHPYHPYGEGDYDILCSLFDGKVPDVRPKSVQSEVKRSPASDGDSAIPFNPS; this is encoded by the coding sequence ATGGAGAGAAAAGCAAAGAGTGGCAAGACAAAGAAATCCCTTCAGTTTGATCCGCTGGATATTACGGAATCTCTGGGTTATAAGACATATAGAAAAAGCGGACGGAACTCGTGGTCTAAGCAGGATGACAATGAGCTGCGATCATTGCTAAGCATGGCACTTGTTGAACTGGGATATGCCAACGGGACAGATGATATTAAATCGATACAGGAATCTGAGCAGGCGTGTAAGAAAGTCTCCTGGGAGGACATTGCCGCGCGgttcaagaacagtcaTAGAAAGCCAAAGGAGCTGAGAAAGCGATGGACCTCTTCGCTGGATCCAAACTTGAAGAGGGGCAAATGGGATCCAGATGAGGATGAACTGCTTCTGAAGGCATACGCGAAGCATGGATCTCACTGGCTCAATGTTGCGAGCGAAATCTCGGGCAGGACGGAGGACCAATGTGCGAAGAGATACGTTGAAATTTTGGGCCCCAGCAGTGAAGGAAGATTGAGAGCTTGGACTCTGGAGGAGGATCTGAGCTTAGTTAGTAAAGTGAAAAGCTATGGGACGAAATGGAGGAGAATCTCATCTGAACTTGAATCCAGACCTAGTTTGACGTGTAGAAACAGGTGGAGGAAGATAATCACCTCTATTGTAAGAGGACAGGCGCCTCCGGAAATTGTCAAAGCTGTCAACGAGAATCAAGACATAGATTCTCTGGTCAATAGTCTTCGAGCCAAAGAGCGGGAGAAAGGTGCCTCCAAAAAGAAGGCAGTCAAggcaaaagaagaaagagaggatcacgatcaagaaatcgacggccaagaaggagatcaagaagaatttgGCCCACTAACAGACAGTGCAAAATTTACCAAAGAAAGTCCACGCATCTTTCCTCAAGTGCAGCAATCAATGTTTACCCAAAAAGATCAGGGTTTTGCTGATGACACGCCCACTACTtccaaggaagaagttCACAAATCTCTTTCGGTTGATGCATTTGAGCCCCTCCTCAATCATGCTAGCAAAACAGTTAGCCATGGCGAAGTCAGATCCGGCCAAACTCCACATTTACATCAGCAGCAAATACCGTATTCCAGTCAATCTCCAGACAATACTACCGGAGAGAAAATGAGCTCAAATGGGAGGACAAGTTCTTTGgatggaagaaaaagtTCAACATCGTTGAAAGATTCAACGCCATTTGGTGGGAGCATGAACCACATCTCCTCAGAGTTAACACGAAGCCCGATGTCCACGACTTTGGATGGTTCTGCTCTCATCCCAAAGGTCTATACTAAAGAATCCTCGATACGCATAAGCCAGAACCCTGGATCGGATCAGCGGGTTTCAGACACAACTTTCGATCCGGCCATATCAAATACCTCTCATGATCTGAACAAAAATTTTCTCCACAACACTGGCCAAACGGATTGGAAATTCACTCTAAAAGACGGTCAGGGGTTGTCTATATCGAGCGGCTCTATCAGCAACTCTGCTCTAGTCAAGGAGCTCATAGAGCAAGCCAAAAAATACTCGCTAAAGATTTCCCTTCATCAGCATATACACTACCATTATGGCGGTCAGAATGATTCAAATTGCATTAACACCAATAGCATGGAACCTATAGCGACCCTGCAGCCCAATCCTATCTCTGCAGATCTGTCTATGGGACCTTCCTCAACGGCCAATGATCTCTTCACCGGCAGTCATTACTATAAAGCATCTTATGGCTCGATCAGTCAGCATCACGACTTATTCGCACAGGAGCCTAGCTACAACAGTTTTGATCTCGATCCGTCTCCCCAACCAAATGGGAATCAAGACTTCTACCCTAACCAAGCGGTCCAACATACACATTCACCCGCTGGATATCCAAACAGACCCGGCACGACTAGCTCAATCGGCTCACATAGTACTGGAAACAATGACGATGCGCCTGATATTGGCCGCAACCGTGTCTCGCACTTCAATTATCTCCCTTCTTCCGTGAGGCCGCAGCTGGGCTCATCTGATTCCACCAGAGCGGCTGATCTCAGCAGATTATTGAATCCCAGCCCGAACAATGGGaattccaagaagaagaagaagaggacgaggagctTTCCATCGGAGACGGCAGCCGCCTCGGGCACGACCTTTAGAGAGTCGGTGAGACCGCCGCCGTCAAGCCCAGCATCAAAGCACACGGGACCCTCGGACAACACGGCGGGAATCAGTGTCCTGTACGAAGAGGAGGGGCTCGACTTTTGGGAATACCTGCGATCGCTCGCCGGGAAGCCGACCgccgaagaagagaagctgCATCCCTACCACCCGTACGGCGAAGGCGATTACGACATACTCTGCAGCCTTTTCGACGGTAAAGTGCCAGATGTGCGTCCCAAGAGTGTCCAGAGCGAAGTGAAGAGGAGCCCTGCGAGCGATGGCGATTCCGCAATACCTTTCAACCCCAGCTGA